The Pedobacter cryoconitis genome includes a window with the following:
- the fabF gene encoding beta-ketoacyl-ACP synthase II, translating into MELKRVVVTGLGALTPIGNTIPEFWDNLLKGVSGAGPITSFDTEKFKTKFACELKNFNPEDFLEKKEARKLDPFVQYAIASTDEAVKDAGFDFSQMDTNRIGVIWGTGIGGIKTFLEEMRNYFAGDGTPRINPFFIPKMIIDIVPGHISIKYGLRGPNFATVSACASSTNAMIDAFNYIRLNMADVIISGGSEAIINEAGIGGFNAMHALSTRNDDPSTASRPFDKDRDGFVAGEGAGTIILEELEHAKARGAKIYAELVGGGMSADANHITAPHPQGLGAKMVMTNALRDAGMTTGDIDYINVHGTSTSLGDISETSAIVNLFGEDAYKLNISSTKSMTGHLLGAAGAVEAIAAILAVQNDIVPPTINHFTDDPDFDPKLNFTFHKPQKRLVRAALSNTFGFGGHNASVIFKKYEE; encoded by the coding sequence ATGGAATTAAAAAGAGTAGTAGTTACAGGTCTAGGTGCACTCACTCCAATTGGCAATACTATCCCAGAATTCTGGGATAATTTGTTAAAAGGGGTGAGTGGCGCTGGGCCGATTACAAGTTTTGATACAGAAAAATTCAAAACAAAATTTGCCTGCGAGCTGAAAAACTTCAATCCTGAAGACTTTTTAGAAAAAAAAGAAGCTCGTAAATTAGATCCTTTTGTGCAATACGCGATAGCATCAACAGACGAGGCGGTAAAAGATGCGGGATTCGATTTCTCGCAAATGGACACCAATCGTATTGGCGTTATCTGGGGTACTGGTATCGGTGGTATCAAGACGTTTCTGGAAGAAATGAGAAACTATTTTGCGGGCGATGGAACTCCCCGTATTAATCCGTTCTTCATTCCAAAGATGATTATTGATATCGTTCCTGGCCACATCTCCATAAAATATGGCTTACGTGGCCCTAACTTTGCTACCGTATCTGCCTGTGCTTCTTCAACTAATGCAATGATCGATGCTTTCAATTACATACGCCTGAATATGGCCGATGTGATTATCAGCGGTGGATCTGAAGCGATTATTAATGAAGCTGGTATTGGCGGTTTCAATGCAATGCATGCGCTTTCAACAAGAAATGACGACCCGTCAACTGCTTCCAGACCGTTTGATAAAGACAGGGATGGATTTGTAGCAGGTGAAGGTGCCGGAACTATTATCCTGGAAGAGTTAGAGCATGCAAAAGCACGTGGTGCTAAAATCTACGCCGAATTAGTTGGTGGTGGAATGAGTGCAGATGCAAATCATATTACAGCTCCGCATCCGCAGGGATTAGGTGCTAAAATGGTGATGACCAATGCACTAAGAGATGCAGGTATGACAACTGGAGATATTGATTATATCAATGTTCACGGAACATCTACCTCACTTGGAGATATCAGTGAAACAAGCGCAATTGTTAATTTATTTGGTGAAGATGCGTACAAACTGAACATCAGCTCAACGAAATCAATGACTGGTCACCTTTTGGGTGCTGCTGGTGCTGTTGAGGCCATTGCTGCTATTCTTGCTGTACAAAACGACATCGTACCTCCAACAATTAATCACTTCACCGACGATCCTGATTTTGATCCTAAGTTGAATTTCACTTTTCATAAGCCGCAAAAACGATTAGTACGTGCTGCATTAAGCAATACTTTTGGTTTCGGTGGTCATAATGCATCAGTAATTTTCAAAAAATACGAAGAGTAA
- a CDS encoding DUF6600 domain-containing protein: MKNMIKFPAALLGLMLLFGFTAQKSMAQGGYDDISLQSFYDELSPYGTWIQDPQYGNVWRPDVDQDDFRPYYSDGRWAMTEYGNTWVSDYDWGWAPFHYGRWVNNRFNQWVWIPDTVWGPAWVSWRSGAGYYGWAPLGPGISININIGGGGYNTPNNWWNFIPQRSIYSNNYPRYSSRNITIINRTTIINNTYGRGGRDTYYTGPRADDIRRATNRDVRVYNISRSERPGRTSITNNNINIYNPRSGVNGSSRAGDNGGSRSGNVDRSGRSDINNSRAGSVDRSGRGDINTSRSGNTSTTRPDVNNSRAGSIDRSGRGDINTSRSGNTAPVRPDAGIPVNGNTNRSGRSDMGNSRAGNNNTSRSANPDQQRQQQDQQRQQQVQQQRQQQVQQQQRQQQDQQRQQQAQQQQRQQQQRDSQARQQQDQQRQQEQQQQRQQQDQQRQQQQQQQRQQQDQQRQQQQQQRQQQDQQRQQQQQQQQQQRSQDSRSGGDAPQRSESSRSGRN, encoded by the coding sequence ATGAAAAACATGATCAAATTTCCAGCTGCATTACTGGGGCTTATGCTCTTGTTCGGCTTCACAGCACAGAAATCGATGGCTCAGGGGGGCTATGACGATATCTCACTGCAATCGTTTTATGACGAATTATCCCCTTATGGAACCTGGATACAGGATCCTCAATATGGTAACGTATGGCGCCCTGATGTAGATCAGGATGATTTCAGGCCTTATTACAGTGATGGCCGCTGGGCGATGACTGAATATGGAAATACCTGGGTATCCGATTATGACTGGGGCTGGGCTCCGTTTCATTATGGCCGCTGGGTAAATAACAGGTTCAATCAATGGGTCTGGATTCCGGATACAGTTTGGGGACCTGCGTGGGTTAGCTGGAGAAGCGGCGCTGGTTATTATGGCTGGGCTCCTTTAGGCCCTGGTATCAGTATTAACATCAATATTGGTGGCGGTGGTTATAATACGCCGAATAACTGGTGGAACTTTATCCCTCAGCGCAGTATTTACAGCAATAATTATCCAAGATATTCAAGCAGAAACATTACGATCATTAACCGTACTACGATTATCAATAATACTTACGGTCGTGGTGGCAGAGATACTTATTACACTGGCCCAAGAGCTGATGATATCAGAAGAGCAACAAACAGAGATGTAAGAGTTTATAATATCTCCCGTTCAGAAAGACCTGGAAGAACAAGTATTACGAATAATAATATTAATATATACAATCCAAGATCAGGAGTTAACGGGTCTTCAAGAGCGGGTGATAATGGTGGTTCAAGATCAGGAAATGTTGACCGTTCCGGAAGAAGTGATATAAATAATTCAAGAGCAGGTAGTGTGGATCGTTCAGGAAGAGGAGATATTAATACTTCAAGATCTGGAAATACCAGTACTACAAGGCCGGATGTCAATAATTCAAGGGCCGGAAGTATTGACCGTTCAGGAAGAGGAGACATTAATACTTCAAGATCAGGAAATACTGCTCCTGTAAGACCAGATGCCGGTATTCCGGTAAATGGGAATACTAATCGTTCTGGCAGATCAGATATGGGCAATTCCAGGGCAGGAAATAATAATACCTCCAGATCAGCGAATCCGGATCAGCAAAGACAACAACAAGATCAGCAGCGTCAGCAGCAAGTTCAGCAACAACGCCAACAGCAAGTTCAACAGCAACAACGCCAACAGCAGGATCAACAACGTCAGCAGCAAGCTCAACAGCAACAACGTCAGCAACAACAACGTGATAGTCAGGCGCGCCAACAACAAGATCAGCAACGTCAGCAGGAGCAACAGCAACAACGCCAACAACAAGATCAGCAGCGCCAGCAACAACAACAGCAACAACGCCAGCAACAGGATCAACAACGTCAGCAGCAGCAACAACAACGCCAGCAACAGGATCAACAACGTCAGCAGCAGCAACAACAGCAGCAACAGCAACGTTCTCAGGATTCAAGAAGTGGCGGTGATGCTCCCCAAAGAAGCGAATCTTCCAGATCAGGAAGAAATTAA
- a CDS encoding acyl carrier protein, producing MSDIASRVKAIIVEKLGVDESEVTPEASFTNDLGADSLDTVELIMEFEKEFNVAIPDDQAETIGTVGQAIAYLEKNVK from the coding sequence ATGTCTGATATTGCTTCAAGAGTTAAGGCTATTATCGTTGAAAAATTAGGTGTGGATGAGAGCGAGGTTACCCCAGAAGCTTCTTTCACTAATGACCTAGGTGCGGATTCTTTGGATACTGTAGAACTTATCATGGAATTCGAAAAAGAATTCAATGTAGCAATTCCTGATGATCAAGCTGAGACTATCGGTACAGTTGGTCAAGCAATTGCTTATCTAGAGAAAAACGTAAAGTAG
- the gmk gene encoding guanylate kinase, which yields MIQGKLIIFSAPSGAGKTTIVKHLLEKFPSLSFSISATTRELRGDEKHENDYYFISKESFLHKVAHQEFVEFEEVYNGTFYGTLRSEIERIWNEGKHVIFDIDVEGGLRLKRKYEEDALAIFVQPPSLEVLKERLSGRGTDSESKLQERFIKAEKELQYADKFDVILKNFDLDIACAEAEKLVTDFLNK from the coding sequence ATGATACAAGGCAAACTAATTATATTTTCCGCTCCGTCCGGCGCAGGAAAAACAACAATCGTTAAACACTTACTGGAGAAGTTTCCATCACTAAGCTTTTCTATATCAGCAACAACAAGGGAATTACGTGGTGATGAAAAACATGAGAATGATTATTATTTCATCTCTAAGGAATCGTTCTTACACAAAGTTGCACACCAGGAATTCGTAGAATTTGAAGAAGTTTACAATGGAACTTTCTATGGTACTTTGCGTTCAGAAATCGAAAGGATCTGGAACGAAGGCAAACATGTGATTTTTGACATTGATGTAGAAGGTGGTTTACGTTTAAAACGTAAATACGAAGAGGATGCGTTAGCTATCTTTGTTCAGCCACCATCTCTGGAAGTCTTAAAAGAACGTTTAAGCGGCCGTGGTACTGACAGTGAATCAAAACTTCAGGAAAGATTTATTAAAGCGGAGAAAGAGCTGCAATATGCAGATAAGTTCGATGTGATCCTTAAAAACTTTGATCTTGATATAGCCTGTGCAGAAGCAGAAAAATTAGTTACCGATTTTCTTAATAAATAA
- a CDS encoding IPExxxVDY family protein produces MNKTYLKLSLDLDFVLIAITASLKDYVLCHKINTRLNLNFEKVEDHEVFFNVDEPPLAFSKYNFYVEQGDNDFFILSNRSSEGFLIPEMNKVDYFMIIQGYIDKEDLDYIISGLNKLPDIQVAAQIDPLKLKSNENLVI; encoded by the coding sequence TTGAACAAAACTTATTTAAAACTTTCTCTGGACCTGGATTTTGTCTTAATCGCAATCACAGCGTCCTTAAAGGATTATGTGCTGTGTCATAAGATCAACACAAGACTCAATTTAAATTTTGAAAAAGTTGAAGATCATGAGGTGTTTTTTAATGTAGACGAGCCTCCTTTAGCATTTTCGAAGTATAATTTTTACGTAGAACAGGGTGATAATGATTTTTTTATACTCAGTAACCGCAGTAGTGAAGGATTCTTGATTCCGGAGATGAATAAAGTGGATTATTTTATGATTATTCAGGGATATATTGATAAAGAAGACCTGGATTATATCATTTCAGGTCTTAATAAACTGCCTGATATTCAGGTTGCTGCGCAGATAGATCCCCTCAAATTGAAGTCAAATGAGAATTTGGTAATATAA
- a CDS encoding YicC/YloC family endoribonuclease — protein sequence MTGYGLASTDQENTKFSVEIKSLNSKFLELNLKLPRAYADKELLLRNVCSKDIERGKVNVSINIERSEENLKGATINAALLSKYYKQLEAINIDLGANSSNLLQAVLNFPDVISYTEEVVNEGEWDILQKTFYTALASFNQFRETEGNALKQDLELRIKNILGFFSQIEVLAPLRIPHIRAKLNQLLEEVSGKVNVDQNRLEQELIYYIDKLDITEEKIRLKSHCDYFTETLKSKDANGKKLGFISQEIGREINTMGAKANDAQIQQLVVGMKEELEKIKEQLLNVI from the coding sequence ATGACAGGTTATGGCCTGGCCTCTACAGATCAGGAAAATACAAAGTTTTCCGTAGAGATAAAATCCCTGAACAGTAAGTTTTTAGAGCTTAATCTAAAACTCCCAAGGGCATATGCAGATAAAGAACTTTTACTGCGTAATGTCTGTAGCAAGGATATTGAACGCGGAAAAGTAAATGTTTCTATTAATATTGAGCGCAGTGAAGAAAACCTTAAAGGTGCAACGATCAATGCAGCTTTACTGAGCAAATATTACAAACAATTAGAAGCAATTAACATTGATTTAGGTGCAAATTCAAGTAACCTTCTTCAGGCTGTATTGAATTTTCCGGACGTAATCAGCTATACTGAAGAAGTAGTAAATGAAGGTGAATGGGATATTTTGCAAAAAACATTCTATACTGCTTTAGCCAGCTTCAACCAGTTCAGAGAAACTGAAGGAAATGCATTAAAACAGGATCTGGAACTTAGGATTAAAAATATACTTGGCTTTTTCTCTCAGATTGAAGTTTTAGCTCCTTTGAGAATCCCTCATATCAGGGCAAAACTGAACCAATTATTAGAAGAGGTATCAGGAAAGGTTAATGTTGATCAAAACCGTTTAGAGCAGGAATTAATCTATTACATAGACAAACTTGACATTACGGAAGAAAAAATTCGTCTTAAAAGCCACTGTGACTATTTTACTGAGACTTTAAAAAGTAAAGATGCCAATGGTAAAAAACTTGGTTTTATATCTCAGGAAATAGGCAGAGAGATCAATACCATGGGTGCAAAAGCAAATGATGCACAGATACAGCAATTAGTTGTTGGTATGAAAGAGGAATTAGAAAAAATTAAAGAACAGTTGCTAAACGTAATTTAA
- a CDS encoding peptide chain release factor 3: MIHPEIEKRKTFAIISHPDAGKTTLTEKFLLFGGAINTAGAVKRNKANQSSTSDFMEIEKQRGISVATSVMGFEYKDKRINILDTPGHKDFAEDTYRTLSAVDSVILVVDCVKGVEEQTEKLMAVCRMRNTPVIIFINKMDREGKDAFDLLDEIENKLNISLCPLSWPIGQGHTFKGVYSIYNKHLNLFEPDKTKIADPVIEVSDLNDPNLNNFLKPKELGELKNDLELVEGVYGTLDQNMYTEGLLAPVFFGSAINNFGIKELLDTFINIAPSPRSREAEQREVLVEEKNFSGFVFKIHANLDPKHRDRIAFLRICSGKFERNKFYFHTRQGKKLKFSNPMDFMANEKSIVEEAWPGDVVGLYDSGNFKIGDTLTEGEQLQFKGIPSFSPEIFKEVENKDPLRTKQLEKGIQQLTEEGVAQLFTQQPGNRKIIGAVGELQFEVIAFRLEHEYGAKAHFRMLSYSRSNWVTSTDKKKLEEFVKRKGQHIGEDKDGNPVFLADNDFMINMTKRDYPDIEFHKTSEFK, from the coding sequence ATGATTCACCCCGAAATAGAAAAACGAAAAACATTCGCCATTATCAGTCACCCGGATGCCGGAAAAACAACACTAACTGAAAAGTTTCTGCTGTTTGGAGGAGCAATTAATACCGCTGGTGCTGTAAAACGTAACAAAGCCAATCAAAGCAGTACTTCAGATTTTATGGAGATTGAGAAACAACGTGGAATATCCGTTGCGACCTCAGTAATGGGTTTTGAATACAAAGATAAACGCATCAATATTCTGGATACACCAGGTCACAAAGACTTCGCCGAAGATACCTACAGGACTTTATCTGCTGTAGATAGCGTAATCCTTGTTGTAGACTGTGTAAAAGGTGTTGAGGAACAAACAGAAAAGCTGATGGCCGTATGCCGGATGCGGAATACTCCCGTAATTATCTTTATTAACAAGATGGACCGCGAGGGTAAAGATGCCTTTGATCTGCTGGATGAAATCGAAAATAAACTAAATATCAGTTTATGCCCGTTATCATGGCCAATCGGACAAGGACATACCTTTAAAGGTGTATACAGTATTTACAATAAACACCTGAACCTGTTTGAACCGGATAAAACAAAAATTGCTGATCCCGTTATAGAGGTCAGTGATCTGAATGATCCGAACCTGAATAATTTCCTTAAACCAAAGGAACTTGGAGAATTAAAAAATGATCTGGAACTTGTAGAGGGAGTTTATGGTACATTAGACCAGAATATGTATACAGAAGGTCTCCTTGCCCCTGTATTTTTTGGAAGTGCCATCAACAACTTCGGTATTAAAGAATTGTTGGACACCTTCATTAATATCGCGCCAAGTCCAAGAAGCAGAGAAGCTGAACAAAGAGAAGTCCTGGTAGAAGAGAAAAACTTTTCCGGATTCGTATTTAAAATACACGCCAATCTTGATCCTAAACACCGTGACCGTATTGCTTTCTTAAGGATATGTTCCGGTAAGTTCGAGAGAAACAAATTCTATTTCCATACGCGTCAGGGTAAAAAACTTAAGTTTTCTAACCCAATGGACTTTATGGCCAATGAGAAAAGCATTGTAGAAGAAGCATGGCCAGGTGATGTTGTCGGATTATATGACAGCGGGAACTTTAAAATCGGAGATACATTGACTGAGGGAGAGCAATTGCAATTTAAAGGCATTCCTAGCTTCTCTCCTGAAATATTTAAGGAAGTAGAGAACAAAGATCCGCTTCGCACCAAACAGCTTGAAAAAGGCATACAACAACTCACAGAAGAAGGTGTTGCCCAGTTATTCACGCAACAACCAGGAAACAGGAAAATCATTGGTGCTGTAGGTGAATTACAATTTGAGGTAATTGCATTCAGACTGGAACATGAATATGGCGCGAAAGCACACTTCCGTATGTTGAGTTACAGCAGATCAAACTGGGTAACTTCTACAGATAAAAAGAAACTGGAAGAATTTGTGAAACGTAAAGGTCAGCACATCGGAGAAGATAAAGACGGAAACCCTGTTTTTCTTGCAGACAATGACTTTATGATCAATATGACTAAAAGAGATTATCCGGATATTGAATTCCATAAGACCTCTGAATTCAAATAA
- the nadD gene encoding nicotinate (nicotinamide) nucleotide adenylyltransferase has translation MAKTGLFFGSFNPIHAGHLIIASYMANFTDLDEVWLVVSPQNPLKNKKGLGNMYDRLEMARLAIEPAEQLKVSDIEFNLPQPSYTIDTLAYLQEKHPAKEFVLIMGADNLASLKKWKNYEVLLRDYAIYVYPRPGSDVTEWVNHPSITLTETPQMEISSTFIRQALKDNKNIQFLVPENVISFMDSKNMYR, from the coding sequence ATGGCGAAAACAGGTTTATTTTTTGGTTCTTTCAATCCTATTCATGCAGGACATCTGATTATAGCCAGTTATATGGCTAATTTCACCGATCTGGATGAGGTGTGGCTGGTCGTTTCCCCACAGAACCCACTGAAAAATAAAAAGGGGCTTGGTAATATGTATGACAGACTTGAGATGGCCCGGTTAGCAATTGAACCGGCAGAACAACTTAAGGTAAGTGATATTGAATTTAACCTGCCCCAGCCTTCTTATACTATTGATACCCTCGCCTATCTTCAGGAAAAACATCCTGCAAAAGAGTTCGTTTTGATTATGGGGGCTGATAACCTGGCTTCTTTAAAAAAATGGAAGAACTATGAGGTCCTGCTCAGGGACTATGCGATCTATGTGTATCCCAGACCGGGATCGGATGTTACAGAATGGGTTAACCATCCTTCGATTACATTGACAGAAACACCTCAGATGGAAATTTCATCGACCTTTATCAGACAAGCTTTAAAAGACAATAAAAATATTCAGTTCCTTGTTCCTGAAAATGTAATCTCATTTATGGACAGTAAAAATATGTATCGCTAA
- a CDS encoding SAM-dependent methyltransferase, which translates to MKKGVLFLIPVPLAENASAKSFTPYLIDTINAIDTYIVENEKTARKSLKEAGLKIPQSDLTIHDYGKHKRNDSMVPYFKELMTGKDVGLMSEAGCPGVADPGAEIVSEAHKRGIKVVPLVGPNSLLLALMSSGFNGQSFTFHGYLPIDKVERVKKIKELEQLAEKNKQTQLFIETPFRNNHLYEDIIKNTAANTLLCVASNITGEDEYIRTQSIGQWRQEKIDLHKKPTIFLIYR; encoded by the coding sequence ATGAAGAAAGGTGTATTATTCCTGATTCCTGTTCCATTGGCAGAAAATGCCTCTGCGAAATCATTCACTCCATATCTGATTGATACTATCAATGCTATAGATACTTATATCGTAGAGAATGAAAAAACTGCAAGGAAGTCTCTGAAAGAGGCAGGCTTAAAAATTCCACAGAGTGATCTAACCATTCATGATTATGGTAAACATAAAAGGAATGACTCTATGGTTCCTTATTTTAAAGAATTAATGACAGGAAAAGATGTAGGTCTGATGAGTGAAGCAGGTTGTCCCGGAGTAGCTGATCCGGGTGCTGAAATCGTCTCTGAAGCACACAAACGCGGAATTAAAGTAGTACCTCTGGTAGGCCCTAACTCTTTGTTGTTAGCGCTGATGTCTTCGGGCTTTAACGGACAGAGTTTCACTTTCCATGGATATTTACCTATTGACAAAGTAGAAAGAGTAAAGAAGATTAAAGAGCTGGAGCAACTGGCCGAAAAAAATAAACAAACTCAGCTATTCATTGAAACTCCTTTCAGGAACAATCATTTATATGAGGATATTATAAAAAATACAGCAGCAAATACTTTGTTATGTGTAGCAAGTAATATTACAGGAGAAGATGAATATATCAGAACGCAGAGTATTGGTCAATGGCGTCAGGAGAAGATAGATCTTCATAAAAAACCGACTATATTCTTAATCTACCGTTAA
- the rnc gene encoding ribonuclease III, translating to MPLFDLYKLYLSPDKEFIKKLKNMLGFVPGNTVLYKMAFRHRSVAKVLKNGSRSSNERLEFLGDAILGAVIAELLFKSYPYKEEGFLTEMRSKIVNRVNLNQLARKMGFDQLIVFDQKMVNMQTKHHSMLGDAFEALIGAVYLDKGYNFTKELLLKRIVKPYIDVHTLELTETNFKSKLIEWCQRHAKDITFEMMENSEGDSAKLFTIQAIIDGESFGIGRDYNKKNAEKQAAEKACEALSL from the coding sequence ATGCCCCTATTTGACCTATATAAACTCTATTTATCGCCTGATAAAGAGTTTATAAAAAAGCTGAAAAATATGTTAGGCTTTGTGCCTGGAAATACCGTTTTGTATAAAATGGCATTCAGGCACAGGTCTGTGGCTAAAGTATTGAAAAATGGAAGTCGGAGCAGTAACGAACGCCTGGAATTTTTGGGCGATGCCATCCTTGGCGCTGTTATTGCAGAACTACTCTTCAAAAGTTACCCTTATAAAGAAGAAGGTTTCCTTACAGAAATGCGCTCTAAGATCGTTAACAGGGTGAATTTAAATCAGCTAGCCAGAAAAATGGGCTTTGATCAGCTGATCGTTTTCGATCAGAAAATGGTTAACATGCAGACTAAACACCACTCTATGCTCGGTGATGCTTTCGAAGCACTGATAGGCGCTGTTTACCTGGATAAAGGATATAATTTCACCAAAGAGTTATTGCTTAAACGTATTGTCAAGCCGTATATCGACGTTCATACCCTTGAACTTACTGAAACAAACTTCAAAAGTAAATTGATAGAATGGTGTCAGCGCCATGCTAAAGATATCACGTTCGAAATGATGGAGAACAGTGAAGGCGACAGTGCCAAACTTTTCACTATACAGGCCATTATCGATGGTGAAAGTTTCGGTATCGGAAGAGATTACAATAAGAAAAATGCAGAAAAACAAGCCGCAGAAAAGGCTTGTGAGGCATTATCTCTATAA
- a CDS encoding pyridoxal phosphate-dependent aminotransferase → MNVSVLANSLIGSEIIKIGNEVNELKSKGAKIANLTIGDFDPSIFPIPAGLKAEIVDAYNHNQTNYPPADGILALRETIVDVLKDRYDLDFKTNEILVSGGSRPLIYATYLALIDPGDKVIYPAPSWNNNHYCHLSSAEGIAVETTAESNFMPTAELLKPHLKGATLLALCSPLNPTGTMFTKEQLEEICDLVIAENQSRAEGEKPLYIMYDQIYSLLTFGKEHINPVSLRPELKDYTIYIDGISKCLASTGVRVGWAFGPDKVIGKMKALLTHIGAWAPKAEQVAVGKYFADKGQVDEFLGAFKTQIQDSLNALYEGFTSLKEDGFAVDAIAPMGAIYLTLKIDYIGKTTADGDLLKDSTDVNSYLIKEAQVALVPFSCFGTDETKSWFRASVGACSLTDIKEMIPRVRAALSKLK, encoded by the coding sequence ATTAGCAAACTCACTCATTGGATCAGAAATCATTAAAATTGGCAATGAGGTTAATGAGCTGAAGAGCAAAGGTGCTAAAATTGCAAATTTAACTATCGGTGATTTTGATCCTTCAATTTTCCCTATACCTGCCGGGCTGAAAGCTGAGATTGTTGATGCTTATAATCATAATCAAACCAACTATCCGCCTGCTGATGGTATTTTAGCTTTACGTGAAACGATTGTAGACGTATTAAAGGACAGATATGATCTTGACTTTAAAACAAATGAAATATTGGTTTCTGGTGGTTCCCGCCCTTTGATCTATGCGACTTACCTTGCCTTAATTGATCCGGGAGATAAAGTTATTTATCCTGCCCCATCATGGAATAATAACCATTACTGTCATCTTTCTTCTGCGGAAGGAATCGCTGTGGAAACTACTGCGGAAAGCAATTTCATGCCTACTGCTGAGTTGTTAAAACCACATCTTAAAGGTGCAACTTTACTGGCTTTATGTTCTCCATTAAACCCAACGGGTACAATGTTCACTAAAGAACAGCTGGAAGAAATTTGTGATCTTGTGATTGCAGAAAATCAATCGAGAGCTGAGGGAGAGAAACCGTTGTATATCATGTACGATCAGATTTACTCTTTATTGACTTTTGGTAAAGAACATATCAACCCGGTAAGCTTACGTCCTGAGCTGAAAGATTACACCATTTATATTGATGGAATCTCTAAATGTCTTGCAAGTACTGGTGTACGCGTAGGCTGGGCTTTCGGACCAGATAAAGTAATTGGTAAAATGAAAGCTTTACTGACGCATATCGGTGCCTGGGCGCCTAAAGCTGAACAAGTGGCGGTTGGTAAGTATTTTGCAGATAAAGGACAGGTTGATGAGTTTTTAGGTGCGTTTAAAACTCAGATTCAGGATAGTCTTAATGCTTTGTATGAAGGCTTTACCAGCTTGAAAGAGGATGGTTTTGCGGTAGATGCAATTGCGCCTATGGGAGCAATTTATCTGACACTGAAAATCGATTATATTGGTAAAACTACTGCGGATGGTGATTTATTGAAAGACAGTACTGATGTGAATTCTTACTTGATTAAAGAGGCTCAGGTGGCGTTGGTGCCATTCTCTTGTTTTGGTACGGATGAAACTAAATCATGGTTCCGTGCTTCGGTTGGTGCTTGTTCTCTGACCGACATCAAAGAAATGATTCCACGTGTTAGAGCTGCATTAAGCAAATTGAAATAG